A single window of Novipirellula galeiformis DNA harbors:
- a CDS encoding rhomboid family intramembrane serine protease, which translates to MDPPSTSQQTVLTTKQRSECFEARLVLHAAGIAADANFHDGVWTLLVEHDVYPVATAELAAYRAENVASPTRELTPFPVHGGAAVACWAYAATLILVAILAAESAFGYAWDQAGRMQAGKVMAGEGWRVVTALTLHLDLGHILGNLLFGTVFGLLAGRILGGGVAWLGIVIAGALGNWMNAWAQAGTHTSIGASTAVFGALGMIVAHALCRWALTQEKPIRRWSPLVAGVLLFAFTGVGGENTDVLAHVTGFLAGLVIGWSGSGLPHRWLARMDVQIVAGLAAVLLVVSAWTIALAVAG; encoded by the coding sequence ATGGACCCACCGTCGACGAGCCAGCAAACCGTATTGACGACGAAGCAGCGTAGCGAGTGCTTCGAGGCTCGATTGGTGCTGCATGCCGCAGGGATCGCCGCAGACGCGAACTTCCACGACGGCGTTTGGACTTTGCTCGTGGAACACGACGTTTATCCTGTCGCGACGGCCGAACTCGCTGCCTATCGTGCCGAAAATGTCGCTTCTCCGACCCGCGAACTCACTCCATTTCCGGTCCATGGCGGGGCCGCAGTTGCGTGTTGGGCTTATGCGGCGACGTTAATTCTCGTCGCCATCCTGGCGGCTGAATCAGCGTTTGGCTATGCCTGGGATCAGGCCGGGCGAATGCAAGCCGGCAAGGTGATGGCGGGCGAAGGGTGGCGGGTCGTAACCGCGTTAACGCTCCACTTAGACCTCGGTCACATTCTGGGGAATTTGTTATTTGGTACGGTCTTTGGCTTGCTCGCCGGACGCATCCTTGGAGGGGGCGTGGCTTGGTTGGGCATTGTCATTGCCGGCGCGTTGGGAAATTGGATGAACGCCTGGGCACAAGCGGGGACACACACCTCGATCGGAGCCTCTACTGCGGTGTTTGGTGCGCTCGGCATGATCGTTGCGCACGCACTTTGTCGCTGGGCTTTGACTCAGGAAAAACCGATTCGGCGTTGGAGCCCCCTGGTCGCTGGCGTTTTGTTATTTGCGTTCACCGGCGTGGGAGGCGAGAACACCGACGTGTTGGCCCACGTGACCGGATTTCTCGCCGGGCTGGTGATTGGTTGGTCGGGAAGTGGCTTGCCCCATCGCTGGTTGGCTCGCATGGATGTCCAAATCGTTGCCGGACTGGCCGCGGTTCTGCTGGTCGTCTCGGCTTGGACGATCGCGCTTGCCGTAGCGGGCTAA
- a CDS encoding FAD-dependent oxidoreductase, producing MIHVKQVSKRAGWMMAVVVSAALYAVGCHNVTMAGEPHYYEPAEPGQPKLIQCDVAVYGGTPAGVTAAIQAAREGKSVVLFSFNRHVGGMTSGGLTSTDLGRKESIGGIALEFYNRIGKARDYRPGEAETLYRKMLDQAGVNVLLGRALSSVEMQHQRLVSATMETGETVRAAMFVDSTYEGDLLAAANVSYHVGREPAATYDESLGGQWQDVSWKDVYQFCRLPVSPYVIANDPASGLLPEIAAEAPGKPGEGDFKVQAYNFRLQLSLGADRIAFPKPRGYDAGRYALLARFLNFDKRIDWRLNYTTAPLTDGPVQMRLGDSNNAGSFSSDYVGGSHRWPDGTYNSGSFTELPPPRQGLPLPLRELYELRERIFQDHVNYQQGLMYFLANDPQVPETLRKRVNAWGLDPLEFTETGFWPHQLYVREGRRMVSDYVVTQADCESRRIVNDSVGLASYPMDSHFCQRVVVEEDGIQTVRNEGGFGHGFPKPYPVSYRSIVPKKNECQNLLVPVCLSSSHVAFGSIRMEPVYMILGQSVGTAAAMAITKQIAVQDVDYAKLKAKLERDGQRLVWNQQAVGKSAKPLAGLVTDVAEAKTTGSWTSGALAPVCGLTYLHDANNGKGEKTVTFNINVPKPGTYQVKLLYVASGNRSSKTPVTVTVSEEEKKLTVNQRRATANGSSLGSFRIHDSVTVTVANQDTDGFVIVDGVQLLPQD from the coding sequence ATGATCCACGTAAAGCAAGTTTCGAAGCGAGCCGGTTGGATGATGGCCGTCGTTGTGAGTGCCGCTTTGTATGCGGTCGGTTGCCACAACGTGACCATGGCGGGTGAGCCACACTACTACGAACCGGCAGAGCCTGGGCAGCCAAAATTGATCCAGTGCGACGTTGCCGTGTACGGAGGCACTCCCGCCGGGGTGACGGCGGCGATTCAGGCCGCGCGAGAAGGGAAGTCCGTCGTCCTGTTTTCCTTCAACCGGCACGTTGGCGGGATGACGTCCGGCGGATTGACCTCGACAGATCTAGGACGAAAAGAATCGATCGGCGGAATCGCACTCGAATTTTACAATCGGATTGGAAAGGCACGCGACTATCGTCCTGGGGAAGCCGAGACGCTGTACCGAAAAATGCTCGATCAAGCGGGCGTGAACGTTTTGCTGGGACGTGCACTGAGCTCCGTGGAAATGCAGCATCAGCGACTGGTTTCGGCAACCATGGAAACGGGAGAAACCGTTCGGGCAGCCATGTTCGTGGACAGCACTTACGAAGGCGACCTGCTGGCGGCTGCGAATGTTTCCTATCATGTGGGACGAGAACCGGCGGCGACTTACGATGAATCGCTCGGCGGGCAATGGCAGGACGTGTCGTGGAAGGACGTCTACCAATTTTGCCGGCTGCCGGTCAGTCCCTACGTGATTGCGAATGATCCGGCGTCCGGTCTGCTACCCGAAATCGCCGCGGAAGCTCCTGGAAAACCGGGCGAAGGCGACTTCAAAGTCCAGGCGTACAATTTCCGACTTCAACTTTCACTCGGCGCAGACCGGATCGCGTTTCCGAAACCGCGCGGTTATGACGCGGGTCGCTACGCGCTGCTGGCCCGCTTTCTAAACTTTGATAAACGCATCGATTGGCGTCTGAACTACACGACGGCCCCGTTGACCGATGGCCCGGTGCAGATGCGGCTGGGCGACAGCAACAACGCTGGCAGTTTTTCGTCCGACTATGTCGGTGGCAGTCACCGCTGGCCCGATGGCACGTACAACTCCGGCTCGTTCACCGAACTGCCTCCGCCACGCCAAGGACTTCCACTGCCGCTGCGTGAATTGTACGAACTGCGCGAACGCATTTTCCAGGACCACGTCAACTATCAACAAGGATTGATGTACTTCTTGGCGAACGATCCTCAGGTTCCCGAGACGCTGCGAAAAAGAGTCAACGCATGGGGACTCGATCCATTGGAGTTCACGGAAACCGGATTCTGGCCTCATCAGTTGTATGTGCGTGAAGGCCGTCGCATGGTTTCAGACTATGTCGTTACGCAGGCGGATTGTGAATCGAGACGAATCGTCAATGATTCCGTGGGGTTGGCTTCGTATCCGATGGATTCTCACTTTTGTCAGCGTGTGGTTGTGGAAGAAGACGGAATTCAAACGGTGCGGAACGAAGGTGGTTTTGGACATGGATTCCCGAAGCCGTATCCCGTTTCGTACCGCTCGATCGTTCCCAAAAAGAATGAATGTCAAAACCTGTTGGTGCCGGTTTGCCTGTCCTCGTCCCATGTTGCCTTTGGATCGATCCGCATGGAGCCGGTGTACATGATTCTGGGCCAAAGCGTCGGCACCGCCGCAGCCATGGCGATCACCAAACAGATTGCCGTGCAAGATGTGGACTACGCCAAGCTGAAAGCAAAACTCGAGCGAGACGGCCAACGACTCGTCTGGAACCAACAGGCTGTTGGCAAATCAGCGAAGCCGCTAGCCGGACTGGTGACGGATGTGGCGGAAGCAAAAACCACCGGCTCGTGGACCTCCGGCGCGTTGGCTCCCGTCTGTGGTCTGACCTACCTTCACGATGCCAATAACGGCAAGGGGGAAAAAACGGTGACCTTCAACATCAACGTTCCCAAGCCTGGCACTTATCAAGTGAAGCTGTTGTATGTCGCCTCGGGCAATCGATCCAGCAAGACGCCCGTGACCGTCACCGTGAGTGAAGAAGAAAAGAAGTTGACCGTCAACCAGCGCAGGGCCACTGCGAATGGTTCATCGCTAGGAAGCTTTCGCATCCACGATTCGGTAACGGTGACGGTAGCGAACCAAGACACCGATGGCTTCGTGATCGTTGATGGCGTGCAGCTCTTACCGCAAGACTAG
- a CDS encoding right-handed parallel beta-helix repeat-containing protein: protein MTDHDKRYRTSCRTVAKRCAALAIVLMLSVTTGFAQTNDEAIQAALAVKPSVVKASWWGFDETESTQALQSAIDSGADKVIVQNMGKPWIVDKIQLASNQELYFEKDCVVLAKRGAFKGRNDNLFTARLKQNVTLNGDGATLRMWKADYHSDAYTNSEWRHCVSLLSCSNVKIHGLTLADSGGDGIYLGVAKRGVTNTDVHIKDVICDGNNRQGISVISAENLLIEDTVLKNTSGTAPQAGIDFEPNHPGEKVVNCVMRNCVAENNAGGAYVLYLRPLDATSTPISVRIENCVSRGNNAVSASITTANGGPQGAPEGLVEFINCRFEDSGRAGISVRDMPVNSCRVRFENCVLADASDEPKRATPILFAAAADSTQDLGGVEFVDCKLVEPVDRPLMSFTDYAGELKVLDVTGTLNVVRNGQQRAVPITEKLLDELMPTRTMKRIPRYDLNGVSFVPAFPDAELPSAKPRLTRQRKHGEYLVYANQGDEVQLNVRYVKVGSYAGSDMKIPVLDESGKRVSTLIAPFRQDTQCSFTAPSTGTFKLVCDPGGNSVHVDSPTHRLCLIGNDRPIAFIRTTGNFYFWVPGSVSEFGVKIYGAGTERVNAAVFDPSGAEVWAKENIDVPQVYEGKPRTAGKDEVWRIRIGRPTDGAFEDHYIDLRGVPNVLSYTPETLLKPK, encoded by the coding sequence ATGACCGACCACGACAAACGATATCGGACCTCGTGTCGCACCGTGGCAAAACGATGTGCCGCCCTGGCCATTGTCCTGATGCTCAGCGTGACAACCGGGTTTGCCCAGACGAACGACGAAGCGATTCAAGCCGCGCTGGCGGTGAAGCCCAGCGTTGTTAAGGCGTCGTGGTGGGGCTTCGACGAGACGGAGTCGACCCAAGCACTTCAATCCGCGATCGATTCGGGCGCCGACAAAGTCATCGTCCAGAACATGGGTAAGCCATGGATCGTCGACAAGATCCAACTCGCGAGCAACCAGGAACTTTACTTCGAGAAAGACTGTGTCGTGCTCGCCAAACGCGGCGCGTTCAAAGGCAGGAACGATAATCTGTTCACCGCAAGGTTAAAACAGAATGTCACGCTCAATGGTGACGGTGCAACCTTGCGGATGTGGAAGGCCGACTACCACTCCGATGCGTACACCAATTCCGAGTGGCGGCACTGCGTGAGTCTGCTCAGTTGCAGCAACGTGAAAATCCACGGGCTCACGCTGGCCGATAGCGGTGGCGACGGTATCTATCTCGGGGTGGCCAAGCGTGGTGTCACTAACACCGACGTGCATATCAAGGACGTCATTTGTGACGGCAACAACCGTCAGGGAATCAGTGTGATCAGCGCGGAGAACTTGTTGATCGAGGACACGGTGCTCAAGAACACGTCCGGCACAGCGCCGCAGGCCGGAATCGACTTCGAACCTAACCATCCCGGCGAGAAGGTCGTGAACTGCGTGATGCGAAACTGCGTCGCCGAGAACAACGCAGGCGGCGCGTACGTGCTCTATCTGCGCCCGCTTGACGCCACCTCCACGCCCATCTCCGTGCGCATCGAGAACTGTGTCTCACGCGGCAACAATGCCGTCTCCGCGTCCATCACCACGGCGAACGGCGGCCCCCAAGGGGCGCCTGAGGGGTTGGTTGAATTCATCAATTGCCGCTTTGAGGATTCCGGCAGGGCTGGCATCAGCGTGCGAGACATGCCCGTGAACAGCTGCCGCGTGCGGTTTGAAAACTGTGTACTAGCGGATGCGAGCGACGAGCCGAAGCGTGCCACACCGATCTTGTTCGCTGCTGCCGCGGACAGCACCCAGGATCTAGGAGGCGTCGAATTCGTAGATTGTAAGTTGGTGGAACCGGTGGACCGGCCGCTGATGTCGTTTACGGATTACGCGGGTGAATTGAAAGTCCTCGACGTCACGGGCACACTCAATGTGGTCCGTAATGGCCAACAGCGAGCGGTCCCGATCACTGAGAAACTGCTCGACGAACTGATGCCGACACGCACCATGAAACGGATCCCCCGCTACGATCTGAACGGGGTTTCCTTTGTCCCAGCGTTTCCCGATGCGGAGCTGCCGTCGGCCAAACCGCGGCTAACGCGTCAACGCAAGCACGGCGAGTACTTGGTCTATGCCAACCAAGGCGATGAAGTTCAACTTAACGTGCGGTACGTGAAGGTCGGTAGCTACGCCGGCAGTGATATGAAGATCCCGGTACTCGATGAATCCGGTAAACGCGTCTCGACACTAATTGCACCATTCCGGCAGGATACGCAGTGCAGCTTCACCGCACCGTCGACCGGCACATTCAAGTTGGTCTGCGATCCGGGCGGCAACAGCGTTCACGTGGATTCGCCGACACACCGATTGTGCCTCATCGGCAACGACCGCCCGATTGCCTTCATCCGAACCACCGGCAACTTCTATTTTTGGGTGCCGGGCAGCGTGTCAGAGTTCGGTGTCAAGATCTATGGTGCGGGTACCGAACGTGTCAACGCCGCCGTTTTCGATCCATCGGGTGCCGAAGTATGGGCAAAAGAGAACATCGACGTCCCGCAAGTGTACGAAGGCAAACCACGCACGGCCGGCAAGGACGAAGTCTGGCGAATTCGGATTGGCAGGCCCACCGACGGTGCGTTCGAGGACCATTACATCGACCTGCGTGGCGTGCCGAACGTGCTGTCATACACGCCGGAGACGTTGCTGAAGCCAAAATAA
- a CDS encoding 3-deoxy-7-phosphoheptulonate synthase — translation MIEKTQTPATDDLRIRAMKSLMPPRDLMAEIPVEPHVGETVANARGGIQRVLREEDDRMVVVVGPCSIHDPEAAIEYAELLAAEQQKHQDQLLIVMRVYFEKPRTTVGWKGLINDPGLDNSFEINRGLRIARGLLRDINAMGLPTGTEFLDLISPQYVADLVGWGAIGARTTESQGHRELASGLSCPVGFKNGTGGNVQIAVDAICSAQRPHHFLSVTKEGTSAIFATTGNTDCHLIMRGGTHTNYDAASIDAASDLLVKADLKPRIMIDTSHANSRKKHTRQRYVCRDICSQVSDGDRRIMGVMVESNLVEGNQSLSAPNLVRGKSITDACIGWEETVAILQDLNDAVVARRNT, via the coding sequence ATGATCGAGAAAACCCAAACGCCAGCGACTGATGATCTGCGAATTCGCGCGATGAAGTCGCTGATGCCTCCGCGAGATCTAATGGCCGAGATCCCCGTGGAACCGCACGTCGGGGAAACCGTTGCCAACGCGCGCGGTGGAATCCAACGCGTGCTTCGCGAGGAAGATGACCGCATGGTCGTCGTCGTCGGCCCCTGCTCGATCCATGATCCCGAAGCTGCGATTGAGTATGCGGAACTGCTCGCTGCGGAGCAACAAAAGCATCAAGATCAGTTGCTGATTGTGATGCGTGTTTACTTCGAAAAGCCGCGCACCACGGTCGGCTGGAAAGGCTTGATCAACGATCCAGGGCTCGACAACAGCTTTGAAATCAATCGCGGGCTACGTATCGCACGCGGTTTGCTTCGTGATATCAATGCCATGGGGCTGCCAACGGGAACCGAATTTTTAGATTTGATCAGCCCGCAATACGTCGCCGATCTCGTCGGTTGGGGCGCCATCGGTGCACGCACGACCGAAAGCCAAGGTCACCGCGAACTCGCATCGGGGCTGTCGTGCCCGGTAGGGTTCAAAAACGGCACCGGTGGGAATGTCCAAATTGCCGTCGATGCAATCTGCTCGGCTCAGCGCCCCCACCACTTCTTGTCGGTGACCAAAGAGGGGACTTCGGCGATCTTTGCCACCACGGGCAACACCGATTGTCACTTGATCATGCGTGGCGGGACGCACACCAACTACGACGCCGCCAGCATCGATGCCGCCTCAGATCTGCTGGTCAAAGCCGATTTGAAGCCACGAATCATGATCGACACCAGCCATGCTAACAGCCGCAAAAAACACACGCGTCAACGCTATGTATGTCGCGACATTTGCAGCCAGGTGAGCGACGGTGATCGCCGTATCATGGGCGTGATGGTCGAGAGCAATCTAGTCGAAGGCAACCAGAGCTTGAGCGCCCCCAACCTCGTCCGCGGCAAGAGCATCACGGACGCTTGCATCGGTTGGGAAGAAACCGTTGCGATCTTGCAAGACCTCAACGACGCGGTCGTGGCACGGCGAAACACCTAA
- a CDS encoding DUF1559 domain-containing protein, with translation MFCKLSTFAWLYRDDSHRGRRPTDVRADASRGFTLVELLVVIAIIGVLVGLLLPAVQAAREAARRMQCSNNVKQLGLSIQNYHDTFRNLPPSSRTLGSGSTGIWVRLTPFFEQGTISDQYNFNVGYSQNLPLLQNMTVSALLCPSATVTESAFETGVQTTHYYGNSGPIGTNPSTGLDYPRDTANERADGAFGEYAIGGFFGPKVKADYSSVTDGLSNTIAIGEVAYKEYPKYRAWNRGVYYASGVALLSTKNHKFPINIAVANPSIAPSFSFNNGGYGSQHPGGAMMGMGDGSVRFFTESIAMPTYLALASREGGEVVEVP, from the coding sequence GTGTTCTGTAAATTGTCCACGTTCGCATGGCTCTACCGCGATGACTCTCATCGCGGGCGGCGACCGACCGACGTGAGGGCGGACGCCTCGCGCGGCTTTACGCTCGTCGAGTTGCTTGTTGTCATTGCAATCATCGGAGTGCTGGTCGGATTGCTATTGCCCGCCGTCCAAGCTGCTCGTGAAGCAGCCCGCCGCATGCAGTGCTCCAATAATGTGAAGCAATTAGGATTGTCGATTCAAAATTACCACGACACTTTTCGCAACTTACCACCGTCGTCGCGGACGCTCGGTAGCGGGTCGACCGGCATCTGGGTCCGCTTAACCCCCTTCTTCGAACAGGGCACCATTTCAGACCAGTACAACTTCAACGTCGGGTACAGTCAAAATTTGCCGTTGCTGCAAAACATGACCGTGTCGGCATTGCTCTGTCCCAGCGCCACAGTGACCGAATCCGCCTTCGAAACCGGGGTCCAGACCACGCATTATTATGGTAATAGCGGCCCGATTGGAACGAATCCGTCGACCGGGTTGGACTATCCACGCGACACGGCAAACGAGAGAGCGGACGGTGCATTTGGTGAGTACGCCATCGGCGGTTTTTTTGGACCCAAAGTCAAAGCCGACTATTCCTCGGTTACCGACGGGCTCTCCAACACCATCGCGATCGGAGAAGTGGCCTACAAGGAATATCCCAAGTATCGAGCCTGGAACCGCGGCGTGTATTACGCCAGCGGCGTTGCCCTACTGAGCACGAAGAATCACAAATTCCCGATCAACATCGCGGTTGCCAATCCAAGCATCGCCCCCAGCTTTAGTTTTAACAACGGCGGTTATGGCAGCCAACACCCCGGCGGGGCAATGATGGGGATGGGCGATGGTTCGGTCCGTTTCTTTACTGAAAGCATTGCGATGCCGACCTACTTGGCCCTAGCCAGTCGCGAAGGCGGAGAGGTGGTGGAAGTACCATGA
- a CDS encoding carbohydrate binding domain-containing protein, producing the protein MRMLLTLLGIALLSTSVHAAVAAGENLLINGRFDAEQVEFPEFWSPSSAKNVFYDRVGGPDGEQPAVVLKIDGDTPGSTSLRQQGLTLVPGETYKFSAYVKTKGFQCRAGGLIVHNRGWISATGISKFPADSEWTLYERTFTLMPSRNNEYGVAMYATRQTGEIHFADVKLEAVSEGARQGSSSQRSLVNAARLVPLQPLLNKIPRSNPELTCQFYRFQGQEREILECVVTVDGDPIPAQVIPLANDGVLRVRLAGLPRGDYALNAVVRHRETQKTVLETDYAISIVDPPAIDLSNVRQLNNLVAEVLNQPVSANAATQSFTFVNPRDGWVFMAFTGGKLESGSTITLDESDTVITATTDRLEAFRELAAGEHRITVSGNRADARLIVRSIPEILNYPPCVSSRVPENGSYGWDFMKEHILHAVTTLNGGTLPGDALPEAKARGLKWLANFNVDAKGDPAKLRDRMEKTAGMTQPQYDGFTSDELFFGRPTISNYAQALSMVRNPQNRRVYTWVVGKPSIRSLHSDFISTCLNASAGRGRLLFEAYCHPRDNEKAAAAYLDNMVGETMRRFNAFYPNAAAGTGIIFGNFNQIPIISLEHNPQVDFKYFLDMQVNLIANSPDFKGLATTGYWGTYYGDEELVRWSFKLMRHYAVEGNKEMLSDRYGFKYNPGLLANGDFTDGLNGWTASPAAKDALRTRAIAGYGKNSQGRWGGGSAGDTVCVMTRSAGKPNRISQTAEGLEVGKTYCLQFVTADMKDVIGEKYNPRKYGIDVELEGVEILDDKSFVHIDRRNTGRYKDNKKVAKINLNRLVFRAKSATQTIAFTDEKAAPGEELLINFVQLKRYLEP; encoded by the coding sequence ATGAGAATGCTTCTGACGTTGCTCGGCATCGCTCTCTTGTCCACTTCCGTTCACGCTGCTGTGGCGGCAGGTGAGAATTTGCTGATCAACGGCCGTTTTGACGCGGAACAAGTGGAGTTCCCCGAATTCTGGAGTCCATCCTCGGCCAAGAATGTGTTCTACGATCGCGTGGGAGGGCCCGATGGAGAGCAGCCCGCTGTTGTCCTGAAAATCGACGGCGACACGCCTGGCTCGACGAGCCTGCGCCAGCAAGGTTTGACGTTGGTGCCCGGCGAAACCTACAAATTCAGCGCGTACGTCAAGACCAAGGGCTTCCAGTGCCGCGCAGGTGGGCTGATCGTTCACAACCGAGGCTGGATTTCTGCGACAGGCATCTCTAAGTTTCCCGCGGATTCCGAGTGGACGTTGTACGAAAGGACATTCACTCTGATGCCTTCCAGAAACAATGAGTACGGTGTCGCCATGTACGCCACCCGCCAGACAGGTGAAATCCATTTTGCCGACGTCAAGCTCGAGGCCGTCAGCGAAGGGGCGCGCCAAGGTTCCTCATCGCAACGATCCCTGGTAAACGCTGCTCGGCTAGTTCCGCTCCAACCGCTGTTAAATAAGATCCCCCGCTCCAACCCGGAGCTGACTTGTCAGTTTTATCGGTTTCAGGGGCAAGAACGCGAAATTTTGGAGTGCGTTGTCACCGTCGACGGTGACCCAATCCCCGCGCAAGTGATCCCGCTCGCCAACGATGGTGTCCTCCGCGTCCGTCTCGCCGGACTCCCCCGCGGTGACTACGCGCTGAATGCTGTCGTCCGGCACCGCGAAACGCAGAAGACGGTTCTGGAAACGGACTACGCGATCAGCATCGTCGATCCTCCCGCCATCGACCTCAGCAACGTCCGCCAACTGAACAACTTGGTGGCCGAGGTGTTGAACCAGCCCGTTAGCGCGAACGCTGCGACGCAGTCGTTCACGTTTGTGAATCCTCGTGATGGCTGGGTATTCATGGCCTTCACAGGCGGCAAGCTAGAATCGGGTTCAACCATCACGCTCGATGAGAGCGACACGGTAATCACCGCCACCACCGACCGACTCGAAGCGTTTCGCGAACTGGCGGCGGGCGAACATCGCATCACCGTTAGCGGCAACCGGGCGGACGCGCGGCTGATCGTACGATCGATCCCGGAAATCTTGAACTATCCCCCGTGCGTGAGTTCGCGCGTCCCGGAAAACGGCAGTTACGGTTGGGACTTCATGAAGGAGCACATCCTGCACGCCGTGACCACGCTGAACGGCGGCACGTTGCCGGGTGACGCGCTGCCCGAAGCCAAAGCTCGGGGCTTAAAATGGCTCGCCAATTTCAACGTCGACGCTAAGGGGGATCCCGCCAAGTTGCGGGACCGGATGGAGAAAACGGCCGGCATGACCCAGCCGCAGTACGACGGTTTTACCAGCGACGAGCTGTTCTTCGGCAGACCCACGATCAGCAACTATGCTCAGGCCCTGAGCATGGTACGCAACCCGCAAAACCGACGGGTGTACACCTGGGTCGTCGGCAAACCCAGCATCCGCTCGCTACACAGCGATTTCATATCCACTTGTTTGAACGCCTCCGCAGGCCGCGGCCGCTTGCTGTTCGAGGCATATTGTCATCCTCGGGACAACGAAAAAGCGGCCGCCGCCTATCTCGACAATATGGTCGGGGAAACGATGCGCCGCTTTAACGCGTTCTATCCCAACGCGGCCGCCGGAACCGGCATCATCTTCGGCAATTTTAACCAGATTCCGATCATCTCTCTGGAACACAATCCGCAAGTTGACTTCAAGTATTTCCTGGACATGCAGGTCAACCTGATCGCCAACAGTCCTGACTTCAAAGGCCTAGCGACGACGGGCTATTGGGGAACCTATTACGGCGACGAAGAGTTGGTGCGGTGGTCCTTCAAACTGATGCGCCACTATGCCGTCGAAGGCAATAAAGAAATGCTGTCGGATCGTTACGGGTTCAAGTACAACCCCGGCTTGTTGGCAAACGGTGATTTCACGGACGGCTTGAATGGCTGGACGGCGTCGCCAGCGGCCAAAGACGCGCTGCGTACCCGAGCGATTGCCGGCTATGGAAAAAACAGCCAGGGCCGCTGGGGTGGCGGTAGCGCCGGTGACACGGTTTGCGTGATGACCCGCAGTGCTGGCAAGCCCAACCGGATCAGCCAAACCGCGGAGGGTCTGGAGGTGGGGAAAACCTACTGTCTGCAATTCGTCACCGCCGACATGAAGGATGTCATCGGTGAAAAATACAATCCCCGTAAATACGGTATCGATGTGGAATTGGAAGGTGTCGAGATACTTGATGACAAGAGCTTCGTTCATATCGACCGTCGCAACACCGGGCGTTACAAGGACAACAAGAAAGTCGCTAAGATCAACCTCAATCGACTCGTTTTCCGCGCCAAGTCTGCAACGCAGACCATCGCCTTCACTGACGAAAAAGCGGCCCCTGGCGAAGAGCTGTTGATCAACTTCGTCCAACTCAAACGCTATCTGGAGCCCTAA